The Cylindrospermum stagnale PCC 7417 genome segment ATAACACGAAGACTCAAGCCCTGATTAAGTAGACATCTAGTAAAAATTAAATAGGTGGCTGGACTTCTGCATTGACAAACAGTGCTAAATACTGCATTTTTCAGGTAAATGAAGTATACGGGTAGACAACATCGTTGTGCCCTGACGATAATCTGTACCTCACCAAATTGCAATCTGCTATATGTGGGCTGGTTTTATTCGTTGAAAATCTTAATCCGTGCTGGGCAGCACCCTACGCCTGAATATCGCTTACTTGAATTGATTGGGGAGATTTACCAGCAGCGTAAACCTCCCACATCTTGCTGTAAGCTTGCTCTAGATTGCGGGTAAAACGCGATGTATCAAAAAGTGGGTGGGTGGTACGATTTTGGGCTAATTTCTGTTTGAGTTGCAGCAATTCTCCAGGAGACTTCGCTAAATTTATTGCCAATTGCTCATACTCTTGCAAATTGGCAGTAACTAACTCTGGTAAACCAACTGCTGTTAGCAAACTAGCAGCCACACGAGAGGCAAAAGTTGTCCCCGGACAGGTAATAACTGGTAAACCCGCCCATAAAGCATCGGTAGCACTTGTGTGAGCGTTGTAGTATAGGGTATCCAAAAATAAGTCTGCTAATCGGTGTCGGGCTAAGTGTTCTGGTTTTGGTTCGACGTCAGCAAAAATTAGACGTTCTTCGCTAATACCCCGCATCTCGGCTTCCCTTCGCAGGTTCTCTTTAGCAACGGGAAATCTGGGTAATAGCCAGAGGACACCTTCAGGAACATCTGCGAGAATTCTCATCCACGCATCAAAAATCAGCGGTTCGATTTTATAGTTGTTGTTGAAACAGCAAAAGACAAAACCCGACTCTGGTAAACCATATTGAGAACGGGTGATGGGGGTGGAAGATATCGCTTGTTGGTTGTCGGTAAAATAGTAGCTATGAGGTAAAGTTACTATTTTTTCACTGAAAGCTTCGGCAAATTCCGGCGGTGTGACGATCGCATCTCCAATTATATAATCGATGAAGTCTGCACCCATTGTCCCCGGAAAGCCGACATGATTCACTTGAATCGGCGCTGGTTTTAAGGCAAAAATTTGGCTACGAGAGCCGGCTGTGTAAGCATTGAGATCGATTAAAATATGAATTCCATGAGCAAAAATCAGGCGGGCGCTTTCTTCTGTGGATAGAGTCGCAATGTCTTGAAAGTGTTCGCTCTGGGAAGCTATGTAGCGGCGATATTCACTATTGTCATCTGGTCCAGTAGAGTAAGCAAATATCTCAAAATTATCCCGATTATGGCATCTAAATAAACCTCTGATCAAGTGACTCATGGCATGATTGCGAAAGTCACTGGATAAATAGCCAATTTTTAGCCTTCCAGTTAAGGAACGAGAATGAGTAAAATTGAGAGCCTGCCGCATCTGCGTCCATTGCGTCTCCATTGCTGTTCCATGAGTCTGCGCTACTTGCAACAGCAAAGTCCGCTCCCAAGGCTTGTATAGTGTATCAAAGGCAGCGATGGTGGTGGATTGTCCTGTCTGTAGTTCCCGCTGAGTTTGTTCACCGATGCGAGTTAAATCAGACTGACGATCGCGCCAATCACAGGACATTTCTTTGAGGTAAACTAGATGGGTGAAGGCTTCTGCTGAGTCTGGCTGGAGTTTTAAAACCTGCTCAAATATTCCTCTGGCTTCTTCTACATCACCTTTACTCACCATCGCTAGTTTGATGAGAGCTAGCCCTAATCTGTTATCAGCTTTGATATAATCTGTTTTGTGGCGAACTGCTGACCGATAACAAGCGATCGCATCCTGTAAATTGCCCTGCGCTTCCAAAACCATACCCAGATTAAGATAAGCTTCTGCATACTCTGGATTTATCTGCAAAGCCTCCCGAAACTTAGCCGCTGCCTCTGCAAATTTAGTTTGCATTTGCCAGACTAAACCTAGATTATTATGAGCAAAAGCATAGTCAGGTTTACTTTTAATCGCTGCGGTAAAACAGCTAATCGCTGCTGCCAAGTTTTTCTCAGCCACCCGCACAATCCCTAAATTATTATGTGCTTCTGCATAATTAGGGTTAATTGTCAAGGCTTTTTGGTAAGCTAGTGCTGCTTCGTCTCTTTGTCCCAGATTATCCACAATCACCCCTAGCTGATACCAAGCAGGAGCATATTCGGGGTATTGGGTTATTAGTTGTTGATATTGAGCGATCGCATCATGATATTGTCCGGAGTTTTGCCATGCTAACCCTTGCTGATAAAGCCTTGCTTCTGGATTGAACAGGTTTTGATTCTCGGTGGCGTTCATCAAGGGAAGGTTATCGCCATTTCTGTTTTCAGCCGATTCTCTGGTGACAGATGGCAAATTTACCCCAACAAGGGAAGATTGGGGATCTAGGGTAATTATCTGCTGAATTTCCTCATTCTGGAATCCCAGAGCCATCGGCCGCTTGACTCCGGGTAATATCTGCACGTCGTAGAGTTCCGTTACAATGCCTTCGATGCGAACCCAATGTGCGATCGCACCAGTCCTCAAGTCTATCACCATCAACCCACAACGGGGTTCGGCATCTCGTTTCCGCAATTCTTCATCTAAATCCAAGCCGGTAAAGGTTTTATCTCCTCTGGGTTTGGAGAGTCCGACAATCGCATAATTTCCCCAAAAAGCTAACCCGCGCATAAATCCTGGACAGAAAGCTACCGATTCAAATTTACCTTTCCGTAAATCTACGTAACCAAATTCCCCTTTACCAGAGTTGAGCAACCACAGTTTGTCCCGATACCAGCGCGGTGAGTGGGGCATGGATAATCCTGTACAAATTATCTCATTCGAGGGGATATCAACCACACAGCCGCCATCTTGACGGCGATCGCGCCAGCCATCCACCACGTCAGAACGGCTACACACAGTCACGTAGCGGGGTTGTCCTTCTACCATCCCCAGTCCGTTGAGATGACAGCGATCTTCGTTGACGATTTTGGAGATAAATGGCGGTTTCCATAAAGGAATGCAACTATGGCGATCGCTAACCGTTGCCAAACAGTTTAACAAACTACTAATAAAAATTAATTTTCCTGTGCCATCAACGGCAACATCATGAACATCGATATCGCCTGTAGTGTAGCCGATGCGAGGGATGTAGAGTTTATCATAACCATCGTGGGTTTGCCCTAATTCTAGGACATTATCCATTTGCCATAGCTGGTATTTGGAACTGAGATATATGCGTTCAGCCGTGGTGTAAAGTCCCATTGCCCGCTCAAAAAGGCGCTCAAAACCGGAGATTCTCCCATTTTCGGGATTGACGCCGATTAACATTAACCGACTCGTTTGATAGGTAGTATAGGCGATGCTGATTTGTTCTTTTGCCAACCAATCGGTAAAAGTGCGATCTGCTGAAAGCAGCAGCGTTTCGCGATCGCCGTTCGCGAAGGGTCTCGCAGAGAAGGCGGGGCTTTGCCCATCGCTATAAATATCCATTTCCGCAGTGTTATTCATCAGTAACTCCTAAGCTTAGTATAAATTAAGTTTTCTGTTTACTTAGAAAAGTAGATTTATTAATCTGTAGATTCTAATATTCCTCTTTTGTCACTTTGGGATCATGTAACGCATGAAAGGTTCACGTGGCTTTAGTTTTCACGTTTTGGCTATATTTTTTCTGAGAGAAAAAATCTTCCAGCATTTATCAAATCAGAGTTGCAAAAGCTGGCTTTGATTATTCTTTTCCGAGAGTGAAAAAAGGGATATAAAATTCCTGTTTGATTTAAAAGTAAATGACTCTATAAGTGAATTTAACCCGCTTGCAGCTTGCCTCTTGCCTGTCTTTACTCCTTCAGTTCATGAATCCAATAGGATACTTATATAAGTGTAATTAGCATAATTTTAAAACATTATTTCATGGTAACTTTATCAGGGTAAATTTATTGAATACATTCATACATAAAATAAAAGGTTTGCTGTTTTTTAGGTGTATCATCGTCACAGTAGCAAAAAACTTACTTGATTAGAGTGTAAGCACCAAGAGCTACTGTATTTATTATGTTTAATAAAAATCAACAGGAAAAGCCGCTATGAGCGTGAGTTTTGCAACCCAAACCAACTTGAGCGTCGGGTCTAATCCTCATTCCGTCACCGTAGGCGACTTCAACGGCGACGGCAAATCTGACTTGGCTGTGGCGAACTTTAACGGCGACAACGTCTCAGTGCTGCTACGCAATGCCGCGAATACAGGTTTTGATCCTGCTACCAACTTTAGCGTCGGGGATAGACCCATTTCCGTCACCGTAGGCGACTTCAACGACGACGGCAAATCTGACTTGGCTGCCAAGACGTCTCAGTGCTGTTACGCAATGCCGCGAATACAGGTTTTGATGCTGCCACCAGCTTTAGCATCGGTGATAGTCCCCGTTCTGTCATCGCAGGCGACTTCAACCGCGACGGCAAGCTTGACTTGGCTGTGGCCAACCCTGGCAGCTACAACATCTCAGTGCGGCTACGCAATGCCACGAATACAGATTTTTATGCTGCCACCAGCTTTAGCATCGGGTATATTCCCTTTTCCATTACCGTAGGCGACTTCAACGGCGACCGCAAGCTTGACTTAGCGACGGCGAACTATAACGGCAGCGTCTCAGTGCTGCTACGCAATGCCGCGAATACAGGTTTTGATCCTGCCACCAACTTTAGCGTCGGGACTAATCCCTATTCAGTCACCGTAGGCGACTTCAACGGCGACGGCAAATCTGACTTGGTTGTGGCGAACTCTAGCAGCAACAACGTTTCTGTGCTGTTACGCAATGCCGCGAATACAAGTTTTGATCCTGCCACCAACTTTAGCGTCGGGTCTGGTCCGGGTTCCGTCACCGTAGGCGACTTCAACGGCGACGGCAAATCTGACTTGGCTGTGGCGAACTCTAGCAGCGACAATGTCTCAGTGCTGCTGAATGCTGACCCCGCCGCCACATTGACAATTACCGATGTTCCTGCTAACCAAGCCCCCATCACAGGCAACGGTCGTAACCCGCTAACAGGTACTACTGGGGACGATATCATTATTGGTGGCCCCGGTGCTAAAACTCTCACAGGCAATAGAGGAAATGATGTATTTGTTTTCACCAATCTCAAAGATGTAGGTCAACGCATTGCTGACTTTGGCGTTGGTGATGACAAAATTGACCTCAGTCAATTACTGACTAGCATTGGTTATGAAGGCACAGACCCCATTGCTGATGGCTATGTGCAGTTCGTACAAGGAAGTACAGCTAACAGTACCGTTCTCCAGATTGACCGCGATGGTGCATTTGGTACGGCAATTTTCAAGAACTTTCTTCAGTTGGATAACGTTACCCCAACTCAAATGAATGACCCCAACAACTTTGTGTTCGGTAATAACATCCAGCCCTAGAACTTTGTAGTTGTAGGCTGCGTTATCGACATTACCTAACGTACCAAAAATCTAGGATGGTGCGTTGTCGGAAACATCACATATTCACCTTCATTCTTAAATAATCAGGATTTCATGTTTACTAACATCAAACACTCATTTTTTACCATCGGTACTGCCAGTTTATTAAGTCTCGGTACTTTGACCCTTGCTAACCCAAGCTACGCCGTCACTCTTGACCTAACTACTTGGAACACAATTGGTGATGCCACTCTTAATTCTCCAACTCAAGCAACAATCAATTCAGGCACTGAAACCGTGGATACTGGTGGTGGTACAGGTTCTCTCGAAGAGTTTTTAAGTATTCCGAATAATGCCATAGTTAACGCCATTCCAAATGCAGTTTTTGGTTCTGCCATCCAGCAAACCTATGCTGTAAATAGTGGTGATGTTTTCAGCTTCAACTATAATTTCTCGACAACTGACTCTGATGTTGCCTTTGTGACGATTAACAACATTATCACTACTTTAACAGCAAGCTCTCCTTTCAGCTACAGCTTCACCAATGCGGGTAATTACAATATCGGCATTGGCGTTGTTGATGTGGATGACTCTATTGGCCAATCAACCTTGGTAGTAACGAACGCCGATATCCAATCAGTTCCCGAACCCACAACTATGCTGGGTTTATTTACGGGGCTGGGGTTTGGCGCAGCTATGAGACGTCGCTTCCGTAAACAATTTTCATTATAATGCTGCCTTGTAGGGGGCATTAACTTACAGCAGTTTTCATCTATATTGAACCACATTTCTCGTAAGGGTACAGTCAGGGCACAGCAATTCTGTGCTTTTACCACGTGCTCTATTTACATGAAATCCGGTTCTTTAATTTGGATAAAGTCGAGCTAAAATTAAGTTCACAACCCAAATATTTCATTAACGGTAATATTCACGTCAGGAAAAGCTTTGATTGATAAAGTTTGATTTTGAATAAAATTTTGAATATCCTGATATCCCGCGCTTGTCGGTTCTCGATAAACTTCTACAATTTGCTGATTAACATCGACTAACCAAACTTCAATAATGTTGTTTTCAGCATACAGAGAAATTTTCACTTCTCGGTCATATTTAACTGTGCTATCTGCCACTTCTATTAACAAAAATATATCTTCTGCTTGGGGATGTGCTGTTTCATAAAAATCTTCACGAGGACGCAACAAGGCTACATCTGGCTGGGGTTCTGAGGTATCGTCTAATTCTACAGGATTTTGGGGAGCTAGTATTATGCGTTGTCCCAAGCGCTGAATCAAGGTGTTGACTAGTCGATTTACACAGCCTGCGTGTCTTCTACCAATAGCAGCCATATCAATAATTTCCCCCCTGATTAATTCCACTCGGTCATTTTCTGAGAAAATACCAGAATCAACCATTTTGTGATATTGCTCAACTGTGAATTTCCGTCTTAGTAATTGCACAGACATAGCTAACTCCGCTGTTGCTTTATTTCTCTATTATTCACCAGGTTTCTGTGTCTCGGCATAAATTCACGACCGAAACCACCGACTGTCAACCGTTGCCAATGATCAACTTATGCTATGGGGGCGATGTCGCACAGCCCATATCCTTGCGAATTATCAAAATACTTTCTGTGTCAGACTTTCATCGCTTCTAGCAATGTGACTACAGCTTTCTGTAACGGTAGAGTTAAACTCCCGCTCACAATTCTTAATTTTTTAAATGGAGCTAAGCGGATTCGAACCGCTGACCCCCTCAATGCCATTGAGGTGCGCTACCAACTGCGCTATAACCCCTTACAGTTCAATACTACTTTAATTTTTACTTAATTAGTGCTAGTTTGTCAAGTCATTATTAATTAAATCTGAACTATATTTTTTTGCTCCTGTGCAGTTGCTCACTTCCTTAAGAAACTTGCAACAAATAAGTCATACAGTGCCCCATGAGGAAATATACTACCAACATCGCCGCAGCGGCTAGGGCTACCAGTGTACCAGCCAACATCAAAGAAAATTCTTTATACTGGTAGGCTTTTTCCATTAGGTGCAACGACCAGGCCACTAGTGCCACATCAAAAACTAAAATAGGAATCAACATATTTCTTAATATTACTTCATACTTTTGAACTTATATTAACACCCTTTTGGAAAACTGTGTCTAACCTGAGATATATGTAGGAGGTTGACACATCTCCGCTCAACAGGGCAATCTTACTGGTACAGAGCGATCGCGCAAAAAGTTCTTGATCTGCGCTACGCTGAGTTGTCCATAATGTAACAAGGATGCGAGTAATGCGGCTTCGGCTTTGCCTTCTGTCAAAGCAGCGTGGATATGTTCACAATTGCCTGCGCCACCAGAAGCAATAACAGGAATTTCTACCAATTCAGCGATCGCCTTTGTCAACTCCAGGTCATAACCTGCTTGAGTACCATCAGCATCCATACTCGTAACTAACAGTTCTCCAGCTCCCCGCTTCTCCATTTCTTGCGCCCACAGTAAGGCATCAATGCCAGTATTCTCTCTGCCGCCACGCACATACACATCCCAACCAGGGTTACTAGGATCAACTCTTCGTCTAGCATCAATTGCAATCACTATGCACTGATTACCAAAGCGATCGCTTGCCCGATTAATCAAGTCTGGTTCGCGTACTGCCGCAGAGTTAATACTAACCTTGTCTGCACCCGCTCGTAACAAACCTTTAACATTTTCTAAGGATTGGATGCCGCCACCCACAGTTAACGGAATAAAGACCTGTTCTGCTGTGCGGTACACCACATCAATAATCGTGTCCCGGTCTTCATGAGTCGCCGTAATATCTAGAAACACTAACTCATCAGCACCGGCTTCGTTATAGACCTTAGCTAGTTCTACCGGATCGCCTGCATCTTTCAGGTT includes the following:
- a CDS encoding TIGR03032 family protein: MNNTAEMDIYSDGQSPAFSARPFANGDRETLLLSADRTFTDWLAKEQISIAYTTYQTSRLMLIGVNPENGRISGFERLFERAMGLYTTAERIYLSSKYQLWQMDNVLELGQTHDGYDKLYIPRIGYTTGDIDVHDVAVDGTGKLIFISSLLNCLATVSDRHSCIPLWKPPFISKIVNEDRCHLNGLGMVEGQPRYVTVCSRSDVVDGWRDRRQDGGCVVDIPSNEIICTGLSMPHSPRWYRDKLWLLNSGKGEFGYVDLRKGKFESVAFCPGFMRGLAFWGNYAIVGLSKPRGDKTFTGLDLDEELRKRDAEPRCGLMVIDLRTGAIAHWVRIEGIVTELYDVQILPGVKRPMALGFQNEEIQQIITLDPQSSLVGVNLPSVTRESAENRNGDNLPLMNATENQNLFNPEARLYQQGLAWQNSGQYHDAIAQYQQLITQYPEYAPAWYQLGVIVDNLGQRDEAALAYQKALTINPNYAEAHNNLGIVRVAEKNLAAAISCFTAAIKSKPDYAFAHNNLGLVWQMQTKFAEAAAKFREALQINPEYAEAYLNLGMVLEAQGNLQDAIACYRSAVRHKTDYIKADNRLGLALIKLAMVSKGDVEEARGIFEQVLKLQPDSAEAFTHLVYLKEMSCDWRDRQSDLTRIGEQTQRELQTGQSTTIAAFDTLYKPWERTLLLQVAQTHGTAMETQWTQMRQALNFTHSRSLTGRLKIGYLSSDFRNHAMSHLIRGLFRCHNRDNFEIFAYSTGPDDNSEYRRYIASQSEHFQDIATLSTEESARLIFAHGIHILIDLNAYTAGSRSQIFALKPAPIQVNHVGFPGTMGADFIDYIIGDAIVTPPEFAEAFSEKIVTLPHSYYFTDNQQAISSTPITRSQYGLPESGFVFCCFNNNYKIEPLIFDAWMRILADVPEGVLWLLPRFPVAKENLRREAEMRGISEERLIFADVEPKPEHLARHRLADLFLDTLYYNAHTSATDALWAGLPVITCPGTTFASRVAASLLTAVGLPELVTANLQEYEQLAINLAKSPGELLQLKQKLAQNRTTHPLFDTSRFTRNLEQAYSKMWEVYAAGKSPQSIQVSDIQA
- a CDS encoding FG-GAP-like repeat-containing protein, giving the protein MLLRNAANTGFDAATSFSIGDSPRSVIAGDFNRDGKLDLAVANPGSYNISVRLRNATNTDFYAATSFSIGYIPFSITVGDFNGDRKLDLATANYNGSVSVLLRNAANTGFDPATNFSVGTNPYSVTVGDFNGDGKSDLVVANSSSNNVSVLLRNAANTSFDPATNFSVGSGPGSVTVGDFNGDGKSDLAVANSSSDNVSVLLNADPAATLTITDVPANQAPITGNGRNPLTGTTGDDIIIGGPGAKTLTGNRGNDVFVFTNLKDVGQRIADFGVGDDKIDLSQLLTSIGYEGTDPIADGYVQFVQGSTANSTVLQIDRDGAFGTAIFKNFLQLDNVTPTQMNDPNNFVFGNNIQP
- a CDS encoding PEP-CTERM sorting domain-containing protein; this translates as MFTNIKHSFFTIGTASLLSLGTLTLANPSYAVTLDLTTWNTIGDATLNSPTQATINSGTETVDTGGGTGSLEEFLSIPNNAIVNAIPNAVFGSAIQQTYAVNSGDVFSFNYNFSTTDSDVAFVTINNIITTLTASSPFSYSFTNAGNYNIGIGVVDVDDSIGQSTLVVTNADIQSVPEPTTMLGLFTGLGFGAAMRRRFRKQFSL
- a CDS encoding Uma2 family endonuclease, with product MSVQLLRRKFTVEQYHKMVDSGIFSENDRVELIRGEIIDMAAIGRRHAGCVNRLVNTLIQRLGQRIILAPQNPVELDDTSEPQPDVALLRPREDFYETAHPQAEDIFLLIEVADSTVKYDREVKISLYAENNIIEVWLVDVNQQIVEVYREPTSAGYQDIQNFIQNQTLSIKAFPDVNITVNEIFGL
- the hisF gene encoding imidazole glycerol phosphate synthase subunit HisF, whose protein sequence is MLSKRILPCLDVKAGRVVKGVNFVNLKDAGDPVELAKVYNEAGADELVFLDITATHEDRDTIIDVVYRTAEQVFIPLTVGGGIQSLENVKGLLRAGADKVSINSAAVREPDLINRASDRFGNQCIVIAIDARRRVDPSNPGWDVYVRGGRENTGIDALLWAQEMEKRGAGELLVTSMDADGTQAGYDLELTKAIAELVEIPVIASGGAGNCEHIHAALTEGKAEAALLASLLHYGQLSVAQIKNFLRDRSVPVRLPC